In a genomic window of Allomeiothermus silvanus DSM 9946:
- a CDS encoding bifunctional 3'-5' exonuclease/DNA polymerase, with translation MMRTTSNPAGLLETLAQRKATLERHGNVLRVSPKGIALGLEVSITEHKPALLELLDLAGGRLNPEELSDLAALSKDYGLTAVMRALRQKLRKDRGAIAVNAAQGAKTVAAIVSVGDSTSPQTPQTPQASQLITRPSDLEALPPRLMAAPVLGLDLETTGLDPHQDRPRLLSLSTERDTYLVDLFALPHALEALRPLFEAKTGPVLVGHNLKFDLAFLLKAGLWPEGRRLWCTGLAHQVIHARSRMPALADLVPGLDKRLQTSDWSGPISEAQLAYAARDTQVLLPLYHQQQEESRRLGIGKVLEIESRALPAVAWMGLMGVPFNPERWLATAKEAELSAQEALKRLDWRTNWDSPKQVLEALRRAGIELSDTREETLSRHREHPTVAALLAYREHRKRQSTYGAAWLENLHPLTGRIHPSWQQIGAESGRMSCSRPNLQQVPREPAYRACFQAPGGRVLIKADYSQIELRLAAQIAGEKRMLEAFEQGEDLHTLTARLVTGKAEPSREDRQLAKALNFGLLYGMGSEGLRTYARANYGLELSPQEAEALREAFFRAYPGLRAWHRHQPEGEVEVRTLAGRRRVTGRYTEKLNTPVQGSGADGLKLTLALLYESRQKAPGCFPVLAVHDEIVIEAPADGVSAAYAWLTRSMREGMEAILTKVPVLVEVGVCEDWGVTEWELVVI, from the coding sequence ATGATGCGGACTACTTCTAACCCGGCAGGTCTACTCGAGACCTTGGCGCAGCGTAAGGCTACACTGGAGCGCCACGGCAACGTCTTGCGGGTTAGTCCTAAGGGTATAGCTTTGGGGCTGGAGGTATCTATCACCGAGCACAAACCCGCCTTGCTCGAACTTCTCGACCTGGCCGGGGGCCGTCTCAACCCCGAGGAGCTTTCCGACCTGGCCGCTCTGTCCAAAGACTACGGACTAACCGCTGTAATGCGAGCGCTGAGGCAAAAGCTTAGAAAAGATCGGGGAGCAATAGCCGTAAACGCCGCACAGGGCGCTAAAACCGTTGCGGCTATTGTATCGGTGGGAGATAGTACATCGCCGCAAACGCCGCAAACGCCGCAAGCGTCGCAACTCATCACCCGCCCATCAGACCTCGAGGCCCTGCCACCCCGCCTGATGGCCGCGCCGGTGCTGGGGCTCGACCTCGAGACCACCGGACTGGACCCCCACCAGGACCGGCCCCGGCTGCTGAGCCTGAGTACGGAGCGGGATACCTACCTCGTGGACCTGTTCGCCCTACCCCATGCCCTCGAGGCCCTGCGGCCCCTCTTCGAGGCCAAGACCGGCCCGGTTCTGGTAGGCCATAACCTCAAGTTCGACCTCGCCTTTCTCCTCAAAGCCGGGCTGTGGCCCGAGGGCCGGCGGCTCTGGTGCACCGGCCTGGCCCACCAAGTCATTCACGCCCGGTCCCGGATGCCTGCCCTGGCCGATCTGGTACCGGGCCTGGATAAGCGTCTGCAAACCTCCGACTGGTCCGGCCCCATCAGCGAGGCCCAGCTGGCCTATGCCGCTAGAGACACGCAGGTGCTCCTGCCTCTATACCACCAGCAGCAGGAGGAATCCCGGCGGCTGGGCATCGGGAAGGTGTTGGAGATCGAGTCCCGCGCCCTGCCTGCCGTGGCCTGGATGGGGCTCATGGGCGTGCCCTTCAATCCCGAGCGCTGGCTAGCGACAGCCAAGGAGGCCGAGCTTAGCGCCCAGGAAGCCCTGAAGCGACTCGACTGGCGTACCAACTGGGACAGCCCCAAGCAGGTGCTAGAGGCCCTGCGCCGGGCGGGGATCGAGCTAAGCGATACCCGGGAAGAGACTCTGTCCCGTCACCGCGAGCACCCCACCGTGGCGGCCCTGCTAGCCTACCGGGAGCACCGCAAGAGACAGAGCACCTACGGCGCGGCCTGGCTCGAGAACCTGCACCCCCTCACCGGTCGCATTCACCCTTCCTGGCAGCAAATCGGGGCCGAGTCGGGACGAATGTCCTGCTCCAGGCCCAACCTCCAGCAGGTGCCCAGAGAGCCCGCCTACCGCGCGTGCTTCCAGGCCCCAGGGGGCCGGGTGCTCATCAAAGCCGACTATTCGCAGATCGAGCTACGGCTTGCCGCGCAAATCGCCGGGGAAAAGCGCATGCTCGAGGCCTTCGAGCAGGGTGAGGACTTGCACACCCTCACCGCCCGGCTCGTCACCGGCAAGGCCGAGCCCAGCCGGGAAGACAGACAGCTAGCCAAGGCCCTTAACTTCGGCCTGCTCTACGGCATGGGGTCCGAGGGGCTGCGCACCTACGCCCGCGCGAACTACGGCCTGGAACTCTCCCCCCAGGAGGCCGAGGCCCTGCGCGAGGCTTTCTTCAGGGCCTACCCCGGCCTACGAGCCTGGCACCGCCACCAACCCGAGGGCGAGGTCGAGGTCAGAACCCTGGCCGGTAGGCGTCGGGTCACGGGCCGTTACACCGAGAAGTTGAACACCCCGGTCCAGGGATCGGGCGCGGACGGGCTGAAGCTGACCCTGGCCCTGCTCTACGAGAGTCGTCAAAAGGCCCCGGGCTGTTTCCCGGTGTTGGCGGTGCATGACGAGATCGTCATCGAGGCCCCAGCCGATGGGGTAAGCGCCGCCTATGCCTGGCTCACCCGGTCCATGCGGGAGGGCATGGAGGCCATCCTTACCAAGGTGCCGGTGCTGGTGGAGGTCGGGGTGTGCGAGGATTGGGGTGTAACTGAATGGGAACTGGTGGTGATATAA